From a region of the Mercurialis annua linkage group LG1-X, ddMerAnnu1.2, whole genome shotgun sequence genome:
- the LOC126681865 gene encoding disease resistance protein RPP2B-like isoform X3 — translation MKVIEGSRISVIVFSKGYASSPWCLDELVKILECREKMDQIVLPIFYLVDPSDAELGKGVFRYGLRKLEAKHKKSIDKWRNALKEATTLSGWDSKNHRPDSELIEAVVKVIVKKIYSASYSISADLVGLDTQIEQILSLFPSGPDDKPYFIGLWGMGGIGKTTIAEALFSLISSQFHGRCFLSNVREDSSKFGLIQLKQILLRELLGDKNLNIRMLHVLPTSVLERLKRNKVMIVLDDVNESAQLSSLIGDLKSWLNPGSRVIVTSRDKEVLQFCHKTYKGNVLDMHDLIQDTGREIAQREGSRLSNFKVICQMLTNNLANEAVQGIYLDLYEVTKVFLHPKAFSRMTNLRLLKFYKQNWDVQNFLESGLLEYHESKFLHYLPNTLNLLHWEGYPYKSLPSNFSMENLVELKITWCSITQLWDGDKSPQNLKRLDLSGCEQLMKLPNLSSAKNLEKIYIYFCESLIEIDSSIKFLYNLTHLFLYGCKKLKSLPEIPRSIEWLDLTISGMEKLSPSIPFLDGCVSLNLTGCRNIHELPEIAGDVLFLNLSQTAIEALPSSIISPTSSLIILIMEECENLKILPHSICELKYLEELNLSDCRNLCELPPLYGLSCLRKLCLNGTTLVEIPDDIVSLSSLRELNLNRCSRLQSLPKLPQQLIQLQVQNCRSLESAELSWYSPSIELSEYIEYLETEYDNLVTFKFNYCNCLNLDENSRSNILAEARFSLKEVAIAFNNSTENILDSYQFCIPGSEVPEWYKYESQGSSIATEFPPDCFNTPFFGFAFSVVLDQFSLGSYSSLSLKVECCFKNAVGVKHGCFSCCMPSYSNPIYYESDHVFLWYESNFDSDLNSWLMKSGINVINEASFEFSAFSGKKTDMEKLKVKKCGVHLIYEKDEAREDEPPAKRVKLMDFGLVSGTSSYFLEEAKETDTNDERSGENREEKLHHKGIKDFFSKLFSCFKFLM, via the exons ATGAAAGTCATCGAAGGGTCTCGAATTTCAGTCATCGTTTTCTCGAAAGGGTATGCTTCTTCTCCATGGTGTTTGGATGAACTGGTCAAGATTCTTGAGTGTAGGGAGAAAATGGATCAGATTGTTTTGCCAATTTTCTACCTTGTTGATCCATCTGATGCTGAACTAGGGAAAGGGGTTTTCAGATATGGATTAAGGAAGCTTGAAGCAAAGCACAAGAAGAGTATAGATAAGTGGAGAAATGCTTTGAAGGAGGCAACCACTTTATCTGGTTGGGATTCGAAGAATCACag GCCTGATTCTGAATTAATTGAGGCAGTTGTCAAGGTTATCGTGAAGAAAATCTATTCTGCCTCCTATAGCATTTCTGCTGACTTGGTGGGGCTTGACACACAAATTGAGCAAATTTTGTCACTATTTCCTAGCGGGCCAGATGATAAACCTTATTTCATCGGGCTTTGGGGAATGGGAGGTATAGGAAAAACAACCATTGCTGAAGCTCTTTTTAGCCTAATATCTAGCCAATTTCATGGTCGCTGCTTCCTTAGCAATGTCAGGGAAGATTCATCAAAGTTTGGTTTGATTCAGCTTAAACAAATTCTTTTAAGGGAGCTTTTAGGCGATAAGAATTTGAATATAAGAATGCTTCATGTACTTCCCACTTCTGTCTTAGAGAGGCTGAAAAGAAATAAAGTCATGATCGTTTTGGATGATGTCAATGAGTCGGCCCAATTAAGCAGTTTAATTGGGGACCTTAAGAGTTGGCTTAATCCAGGCAGTAGAGTCATTGTAACAAGCAGGGACAAAGAAGTGCTTCAGTTTTGTCACAAAACATATAAG GGCAATGTATTAGATATGCATGATCTTATACAAGATACGGGTAGAGAGATTGCTCAACGAGAAGGCAGCAGATTGAGTAATTTCAAGGTTATCTGTCAGATGTTAACAAATAACTTG GCGAATGAAGCAGTTCAAGGCATCTATCTGGACTTATACGAAGTCACAAAGGTTTTCTTGCACCCTAAAGCTTTTTCAAGGATGACTAACTTAAGATTGCTCAAATTTTACAAACAGAATTGGGATGTACAAAATTTCCTTGAATCGGGATTGCTTGAATACCATGAATCAAAATTTCTTCATTATCTTCCCAACACGCTAAATTTGTTACATTGGGAAGGTTATCCCTATAAGTCTCTGCCATCAAACTTTTCAATGGAAAATCTTGTTGAGCTTAAGATAACATGGTGCAGTATCACACAACTATGGGATGGAGACAAG AGTCCTCAAAATTTGAAAAGGTTGGATCTTTCTGGATGCGAACAGTTAATGAAACTCCCAAATCTCTCTTCGGCTAAAAACTTGGAGAAGATATACATTTATTTCTGTGAAAGCTTGATTGAGATTGACTCCTCTATAAAGTTCCTTTACAACCTTACTCATCTCTTTCTATATGGGTGCAAGAAGTTGAAGAGTCTTCCAGAGATTCCAAGAAGCATAGAATGGTTAGATCTAACCATTTCTGGAATGGAAAAATTGTCCCCATCAATTCCGTTTCTGGATGGCTGTGTAAGCCTCAATCTCACTGGCTGTCGGAACATTCACGAGTTGCCAGAGATCGCAGGAgatgtattatttttaaatttaagtcaGACTGCAATAGAAGCATTGCCCTCATCGATCATATCGCCCACATCATCacttataattttgataatggAAGAATGTGAAAATCTCAAGATTCTCCCACACAGCATCTGCGAGCTGAAGTATCTTGAAGAGCTTAATTTGAGTGACTGCAGAAATCTCTGTGAATTGCCTCCTTTGTATGGTTTGAGCTGCCTAAGAAAGCTATGTCTGAATGGGACCACACTTGTTGAAATCCCCGATGACATCGTCTCTTTATCATCACTAAGAGAATTGAATCTAAACCGTTGCTCGAGACTCCAAAGTTTGCCTAAGCTTCCACAGCAACTAATTCAACTCCAAGTACAAAATTGCAGATCTTTGGAATCTGCAGAATTATCTTGGTACAGTCCATCAATAGAATTGTCTGAATATATTGAATACTTAGAAACGGAATATGATAATTTAGTTACTTTCAAATTCAATTATTGCAATTGCCTGAATTTGGATGAGAATTCACGTTCGAACATTCTAGCAGAGGCACGGTTTAGTTTAAAAGAAGTAGCTATTGCTTTTAACAACTCT ACAGAAAACATTTTGGATTCTTATCAGTTTTGTATACCTGGTAGTGAAGTTCCAGAATGGTACAAATATGAAAGCCAAGGATCCTCAATAGCGACTGAATTCCCACCTGATTGCTTTAACACTCCGTTCTTTGGATTTGCTTTTTCTGTGGTTCTTGATCAATTCAGCCTTGGGTCTTACAGTTCGCTTTCTTTGAAAGTCGAATGCTGTTTCAAAAACGCTGTTGGTGTAAAGCACGGTTGCTTCAGTTGTTGCATGCCTTCTTATTCAAATCCTATATATTATGAATCGGATCATGTGTTTCTTTGGTATGAGTCAAATTTTGATTCTGATCTAAACAGTTGGCTAATGAAAAGCGGCATCAATGTCATCAATGAGGCCTCATTTGAGTTCAGTGCATTTAGTGGAAAGAAAACCGACATGGAAAAATTAAAGGTGAAAAAGTGTGGGGTACACCTGATATATGAGAAAGATGAGGCTAGAGAAGATGAACCACCTGCAAAGAGAGTGAAATTGATGGATTTTGGTTTAGTTTCTGGAACCTCTTCAT ATTTTCTTGAAGAAGCAAAAGAAACCGATACCAACGACGAGAGGAGTGGAGAAAACCGGGAAGAGAAACTACATCATAAAGGAATTAAAGATTTCTTCTCTAAGCTCTTCTCTTGCTTCAAGTTCTTAATGTGA
- the LOC126681865 gene encoding disease resistance-like protein DSC1 isoform X1, which translates to MKVIEGSRISVIVFSKGYASSPWCLDELVKILECREKMDQIVLPIFYLVDPSDAELGKGVFRYGLRKLEAKHKKSIDKWRNALKEATTLSGWDSKNHRPDSELIEAVVKVIVKKIYSASYSISADLVGLDTQIEQILSLFPSGPDDKPYFIGLWGMGGIGKTTIAEALFSLISSQFHGRCFLSNVREDSSKFGLIQLKQILLRELLGDKNLNIRMLHVLPTSVLERLKRNKVMIVLDDVNESAQLSSLIGDLKSWLNPGSRVIVTSRDKEVLQFCHKTYKVRQLKYSHALQLFNIFAFKQSNHSKDYTKLVKKVLKYAQGVPLALKLLGSHLCERSLEEWEIIVDKLKHSPHSEIQKILEISYNELEQETKDIFLDIACFFKGASRTRAKDILEKGSGFRNFDWGIMRLIDKCLLTIGQGNVLDMHDLIQDTGREIAQREGSRLSNFKVICQMLTNNLANEAVQGIYLDLYEVTKVFLHPKAFSRMTNLRLLKFYKQNWDVQNFLESGLLEYHESKFLHYLPNTLNLLHWEGYPYKSLPSNFSMENLVELKITWCSITQLWDGDKSPQNLKRLDLSGCEQLMKLPNLSSAKNLEKIYIYFCESLIEIDSSIKFLYNLTHLFLYGCKKLKSLPEIPRSIEWLDLTISGMEKLSPSIPFLDGCVSLNLTGCRNIHELPEIAGDVLFLNLSQTAIEALPSSIISPTSSLIILIMEECENLKILPHSICELKYLEELNLSDCRNLCELPPLYGLSCLRKLCLNGTTLVEIPDDIVSLSSLRELNLNRCSRLQSLPKLPQQLIQLQVQNCRSLESAELSWYSPSIELSEYIEYLETEYDNLVTFKFNYCNCLNLDENSRSNILAEARFSLKEVAIAFNNSTENILDSYQFCIPGSEVPEWYKYESQGSSIATEFPPDCFNTPFFGFAFSVVLDQFSLGSYSSLSLKVECCFKNAVGVKHGCFSCCMPSYSNPIYYESDHVFLWYESNFDSDLNSWLMKSGINVINEASFEFSAFSGKKTDMEKLKVKKCGVHLIYEKDEAREDEPPAKRVKLMDFGLVSGTSSYFLEEAKETDTNDERSGENREEKLHHKGIKDFFSKLFSCFKFLM; encoded by the exons ATGAAAGTCATCGAAGGGTCTCGAATTTCAGTCATCGTTTTCTCGAAAGGGTATGCTTCTTCTCCATGGTGTTTGGATGAACTGGTCAAGATTCTTGAGTGTAGGGAGAAAATGGATCAGATTGTTTTGCCAATTTTCTACCTTGTTGATCCATCTGATGCTGAACTAGGGAAAGGGGTTTTCAGATATGGATTAAGGAAGCTTGAAGCAAAGCACAAGAAGAGTATAGATAAGTGGAGAAATGCTTTGAAGGAGGCAACCACTTTATCTGGTTGGGATTCGAAGAATCACag GCCTGATTCTGAATTAATTGAGGCAGTTGTCAAGGTTATCGTGAAGAAAATCTATTCTGCCTCCTATAGCATTTCTGCTGACTTGGTGGGGCTTGACACACAAATTGAGCAAATTTTGTCACTATTTCCTAGCGGGCCAGATGATAAACCTTATTTCATCGGGCTTTGGGGAATGGGAGGTATAGGAAAAACAACCATTGCTGAAGCTCTTTTTAGCCTAATATCTAGCCAATTTCATGGTCGCTGCTTCCTTAGCAATGTCAGGGAAGATTCATCAAAGTTTGGTTTGATTCAGCTTAAACAAATTCTTTTAAGGGAGCTTTTAGGCGATAAGAATTTGAATATAAGAATGCTTCATGTACTTCCCACTTCTGTCTTAGAGAGGCTGAAAAGAAATAAAGTCATGATCGTTTTGGATGATGTCAATGAGTCGGCCCAATTAAGCAGTTTAATTGGGGACCTTAAGAGTTGGCTTAATCCAGGCAGTAGAGTCATTGTAACAAGCAGGGACAAAGAAGTGCTTCAGTTTTGTCACAAAACATATAAGGTTAGGCAACTCAAGTATAGTCATGCTCTCCAGCTATTCAATATATTTGCCTTTAAGCAGAGCAATCattcaaaggattatactaaattggtaaaaaaagtGTTGAAGTATGCACAAGGTGTTCCACTAGCACTTAAATTGTTGGGCTCTCATCTATGTGAAAGGTCCCTAGAAGAATGGGAAATTATAGTGGATAAATTAAAACATTCTCCTCATTCTGAAATTCagaaaatattagaaataagcTACAATGAACTGGAACAGGAGACAAAAGATATATTTCTTGATATAGCATGCTTCTTTAAAGGAGCGAGTAGAACTCGTGCCAAAGATATACTAGAGAAAGGTAGTGGGTTCAGAAATTTTGATTGGGGAATAATGCGCCTAATAGATAAGTGTCTCTTGACTATTGGACAGGGCAATGTATTAGATATGCATGATCTTATACAAGATACGGGTAGAGAGATTGCTCAACGAGAAGGCAGCAGATTGAGTAATTTCAAGGTTATCTGTCAGATGTTAACAAATAACTTG GCGAATGAAGCAGTTCAAGGCATCTATCTGGACTTATACGAAGTCACAAAGGTTTTCTTGCACCCTAAAGCTTTTTCAAGGATGACTAACTTAAGATTGCTCAAATTTTACAAACAGAATTGGGATGTACAAAATTTCCTTGAATCGGGATTGCTTGAATACCATGAATCAAAATTTCTTCATTATCTTCCCAACACGCTAAATTTGTTACATTGGGAAGGTTATCCCTATAAGTCTCTGCCATCAAACTTTTCAATGGAAAATCTTGTTGAGCTTAAGATAACATGGTGCAGTATCACACAACTATGGGATGGAGACAAG AGTCCTCAAAATTTGAAAAGGTTGGATCTTTCTGGATGCGAACAGTTAATGAAACTCCCAAATCTCTCTTCGGCTAAAAACTTGGAGAAGATATACATTTATTTCTGTGAAAGCTTGATTGAGATTGACTCCTCTATAAAGTTCCTTTACAACCTTACTCATCTCTTTCTATATGGGTGCAAGAAGTTGAAGAGTCTTCCAGAGATTCCAAGAAGCATAGAATGGTTAGATCTAACCATTTCTGGAATGGAAAAATTGTCCCCATCAATTCCGTTTCTGGATGGCTGTGTAAGCCTCAATCTCACTGGCTGTCGGAACATTCACGAGTTGCCAGAGATCGCAGGAgatgtattatttttaaatttaagtcaGACTGCAATAGAAGCATTGCCCTCATCGATCATATCGCCCACATCATCacttataattttgataatggAAGAATGTGAAAATCTCAAGATTCTCCCACACAGCATCTGCGAGCTGAAGTATCTTGAAGAGCTTAATTTGAGTGACTGCAGAAATCTCTGTGAATTGCCTCCTTTGTATGGTTTGAGCTGCCTAAGAAAGCTATGTCTGAATGGGACCACACTTGTTGAAATCCCCGATGACATCGTCTCTTTATCATCACTAAGAGAATTGAATCTAAACCGTTGCTCGAGACTCCAAAGTTTGCCTAAGCTTCCACAGCAACTAATTCAACTCCAAGTACAAAATTGCAGATCTTTGGAATCTGCAGAATTATCTTGGTACAGTCCATCAATAGAATTGTCTGAATATATTGAATACTTAGAAACGGAATATGATAATTTAGTTACTTTCAAATTCAATTATTGCAATTGCCTGAATTTGGATGAGAATTCACGTTCGAACATTCTAGCAGAGGCACGGTTTAGTTTAAAAGAAGTAGCTATTGCTTTTAACAACTCT ACAGAAAACATTTTGGATTCTTATCAGTTTTGTATACCTGGTAGTGAAGTTCCAGAATGGTACAAATATGAAAGCCAAGGATCCTCAATAGCGACTGAATTCCCACCTGATTGCTTTAACACTCCGTTCTTTGGATTTGCTTTTTCTGTGGTTCTTGATCAATTCAGCCTTGGGTCTTACAGTTCGCTTTCTTTGAAAGTCGAATGCTGTTTCAAAAACGCTGTTGGTGTAAAGCACGGTTGCTTCAGTTGTTGCATGCCTTCTTATTCAAATCCTATATATTATGAATCGGATCATGTGTTTCTTTGGTATGAGTCAAATTTTGATTCTGATCTAAACAGTTGGCTAATGAAAAGCGGCATCAATGTCATCAATGAGGCCTCATTTGAGTTCAGTGCATTTAGTGGAAAGAAAACCGACATGGAAAAATTAAAGGTGAAAAAGTGTGGGGTACACCTGATATATGAGAAAGATGAGGCTAGAGAAGATGAACCACCTGCAAAGAGAGTGAAATTGATGGATTTTGGTTTAGTTTCTGGAACCTCTTCAT ATTTTCTTGAAGAAGCAAAAGAAACCGATACCAACGACGAGAGGAGTGGAGAAAACCGGGAAGAGAAACTACATCATAAAGGAATTAAAGATTTCTTCTCTAAGCTCTTCTCTTGCTTCAAGTTCTTAATGTGA
- the LOC126681865 gene encoding disease resistance-like protein DSC1 isoform X2, which produces MKVIEGSRISVIVFSKGYGLRKLEAKHKKSIDKWRNALKEATTLSGWDSKNHRPDSELIEAVVKVIVKKIYSASYSISADLVGLDTQIEQILSLFPSGPDDKPYFIGLWGMGGIGKTTIAEALFSLISSQFHGRCFLSNVREDSSKFGLIQLKQILLRELLGDKNLNIRMLHVLPTSVLERLKRNKVMIVLDDVNESAQLSSLIGDLKSWLNPGSRVIVTSRDKEVLQFCHKTYKVRQLKYSHALQLFNIFAFKQSNHSKDYTKLVKKVLKYAQGVPLALKLLGSHLCERSLEEWEIIVDKLKHSPHSEIQKILEISYNELEQETKDIFLDIACFFKGASRTRAKDILEKGSGFRNFDWGIMRLIDKCLLTIGQGNVLDMHDLIQDTGREIAQREGSRLSNFKVICQMLTNNLANEAVQGIYLDLYEVTKVFLHPKAFSRMTNLRLLKFYKQNWDVQNFLESGLLEYHESKFLHYLPNTLNLLHWEGYPYKSLPSNFSMENLVELKITWCSITQLWDGDKSPQNLKRLDLSGCEQLMKLPNLSSAKNLEKIYIYFCESLIEIDSSIKFLYNLTHLFLYGCKKLKSLPEIPRSIEWLDLTISGMEKLSPSIPFLDGCVSLNLTGCRNIHELPEIAGDVLFLNLSQTAIEALPSSIISPTSSLIILIMEECENLKILPHSICELKYLEELNLSDCRNLCELPPLYGLSCLRKLCLNGTTLVEIPDDIVSLSSLRELNLNRCSRLQSLPKLPQQLIQLQVQNCRSLESAELSWYSPSIELSEYIEYLETEYDNLVTFKFNYCNCLNLDENSRSNILAEARFSLKEVAIAFNNSTENILDSYQFCIPGSEVPEWYKYESQGSSIATEFPPDCFNTPFFGFAFSVVLDQFSLGSYSSLSLKVECCFKNAVGVKHGCFSCCMPSYSNPIYYESDHVFLWYESNFDSDLNSWLMKSGINVINEASFEFSAFSGKKTDMEKLKVKKCGVHLIYEKDEAREDEPPAKRVKLMDFGLVSGTSSYFLEEAKETDTNDERSGENREEKLHHKGIKDFFSKLFSCFKFLM; this is translated from the exons ATGAAAGTCATCGAAGGGTCTCGAATTTCAGTCATCGTTTTCTCGAAAGG ATATGGATTAAGGAAGCTTGAAGCAAAGCACAAGAAGAGTATAGATAAGTGGAGAAATGCTTTGAAGGAGGCAACCACTTTATCTGGTTGGGATTCGAAGAATCACag GCCTGATTCTGAATTAATTGAGGCAGTTGTCAAGGTTATCGTGAAGAAAATCTATTCTGCCTCCTATAGCATTTCTGCTGACTTGGTGGGGCTTGACACACAAATTGAGCAAATTTTGTCACTATTTCCTAGCGGGCCAGATGATAAACCTTATTTCATCGGGCTTTGGGGAATGGGAGGTATAGGAAAAACAACCATTGCTGAAGCTCTTTTTAGCCTAATATCTAGCCAATTTCATGGTCGCTGCTTCCTTAGCAATGTCAGGGAAGATTCATCAAAGTTTGGTTTGATTCAGCTTAAACAAATTCTTTTAAGGGAGCTTTTAGGCGATAAGAATTTGAATATAAGAATGCTTCATGTACTTCCCACTTCTGTCTTAGAGAGGCTGAAAAGAAATAAAGTCATGATCGTTTTGGATGATGTCAATGAGTCGGCCCAATTAAGCAGTTTAATTGGGGACCTTAAGAGTTGGCTTAATCCAGGCAGTAGAGTCATTGTAACAAGCAGGGACAAAGAAGTGCTTCAGTTTTGTCACAAAACATATAAGGTTAGGCAACTCAAGTATAGTCATGCTCTCCAGCTATTCAATATATTTGCCTTTAAGCAGAGCAATCattcaaaggattatactaaattggtaaaaaaagtGTTGAAGTATGCACAAGGTGTTCCACTAGCACTTAAATTGTTGGGCTCTCATCTATGTGAAAGGTCCCTAGAAGAATGGGAAATTATAGTGGATAAATTAAAACATTCTCCTCATTCTGAAATTCagaaaatattagaaataagcTACAATGAACTGGAACAGGAGACAAAAGATATATTTCTTGATATAGCATGCTTCTTTAAAGGAGCGAGTAGAACTCGTGCCAAAGATATACTAGAGAAAGGTAGTGGGTTCAGAAATTTTGATTGGGGAATAATGCGCCTAATAGATAAGTGTCTCTTGACTATTGGACAGGGCAATGTATTAGATATGCATGATCTTATACAAGATACGGGTAGAGAGATTGCTCAACGAGAAGGCAGCAGATTGAGTAATTTCAAGGTTATCTGTCAGATGTTAACAAATAACTTG GCGAATGAAGCAGTTCAAGGCATCTATCTGGACTTATACGAAGTCACAAAGGTTTTCTTGCACCCTAAAGCTTTTTCAAGGATGACTAACTTAAGATTGCTCAAATTTTACAAACAGAATTGGGATGTACAAAATTTCCTTGAATCGGGATTGCTTGAATACCATGAATCAAAATTTCTTCATTATCTTCCCAACACGCTAAATTTGTTACATTGGGAAGGTTATCCCTATAAGTCTCTGCCATCAAACTTTTCAATGGAAAATCTTGTTGAGCTTAAGATAACATGGTGCAGTATCACACAACTATGGGATGGAGACAAG AGTCCTCAAAATTTGAAAAGGTTGGATCTTTCTGGATGCGAACAGTTAATGAAACTCCCAAATCTCTCTTCGGCTAAAAACTTGGAGAAGATATACATTTATTTCTGTGAAAGCTTGATTGAGATTGACTCCTCTATAAAGTTCCTTTACAACCTTACTCATCTCTTTCTATATGGGTGCAAGAAGTTGAAGAGTCTTCCAGAGATTCCAAGAAGCATAGAATGGTTAGATCTAACCATTTCTGGAATGGAAAAATTGTCCCCATCAATTCCGTTTCTGGATGGCTGTGTAAGCCTCAATCTCACTGGCTGTCGGAACATTCACGAGTTGCCAGAGATCGCAGGAgatgtattatttttaaatttaagtcaGACTGCAATAGAAGCATTGCCCTCATCGATCATATCGCCCACATCATCacttataattttgataatggAAGAATGTGAAAATCTCAAGATTCTCCCACACAGCATCTGCGAGCTGAAGTATCTTGAAGAGCTTAATTTGAGTGACTGCAGAAATCTCTGTGAATTGCCTCCTTTGTATGGTTTGAGCTGCCTAAGAAAGCTATGTCTGAATGGGACCACACTTGTTGAAATCCCCGATGACATCGTCTCTTTATCATCACTAAGAGAATTGAATCTAAACCGTTGCTCGAGACTCCAAAGTTTGCCTAAGCTTCCACAGCAACTAATTCAACTCCAAGTACAAAATTGCAGATCTTTGGAATCTGCAGAATTATCTTGGTACAGTCCATCAATAGAATTGTCTGAATATATTGAATACTTAGAAACGGAATATGATAATTTAGTTACTTTCAAATTCAATTATTGCAATTGCCTGAATTTGGATGAGAATTCACGTTCGAACATTCTAGCAGAGGCACGGTTTAGTTTAAAAGAAGTAGCTATTGCTTTTAACAACTCT ACAGAAAACATTTTGGATTCTTATCAGTTTTGTATACCTGGTAGTGAAGTTCCAGAATGGTACAAATATGAAAGCCAAGGATCCTCAATAGCGACTGAATTCCCACCTGATTGCTTTAACACTCCGTTCTTTGGATTTGCTTTTTCTGTGGTTCTTGATCAATTCAGCCTTGGGTCTTACAGTTCGCTTTCTTTGAAAGTCGAATGCTGTTTCAAAAACGCTGTTGGTGTAAAGCACGGTTGCTTCAGTTGTTGCATGCCTTCTTATTCAAATCCTATATATTATGAATCGGATCATGTGTTTCTTTGGTATGAGTCAAATTTTGATTCTGATCTAAACAGTTGGCTAATGAAAAGCGGCATCAATGTCATCAATGAGGCCTCATTTGAGTTCAGTGCATTTAGTGGAAAGAAAACCGACATGGAAAAATTAAAGGTGAAAAAGTGTGGGGTACACCTGATATATGAGAAAGATGAGGCTAGAGAAGATGAACCACCTGCAAAGAGAGTGAAATTGATGGATTTTGGTTTAGTTTCTGGAACCTCTTCAT ATTTTCTTGAAGAAGCAAAAGAAACCGATACCAACGACGAGAGGAGTGGAGAAAACCGGGAAGAGAAACTACATCATAAAGGAATTAAAGATTTCTTCTCTAAGCTCTTCTCTTGCTTCAAGTTCTTAATGTGA